The Sorangiineae bacterium MSr11367 genome window below encodes:
- the kdgD gene encoding 5-dehydro-4-deoxyglucarate dehydratase has protein sequence MTSYSPSELGKKLGSGLLSFPVTHFRGDDRSFDEAPYREHVARLGTYPIAGIFAAGGTGEFFSLTPSEVGAVVEAAVQSAPRGMPVVAPVGYGTRTAVELAVAAEKAGADGLLLFPPYLTEADPDGLAVHVEAACRATSLGVILYSRGNAVYSAETVARLAGTCPNLVGYKDGVGNLDAMTRVVAKLGDRLVYIGGLPTAETFALPYLELGVTTYSSAIFNFLPEFALEFYDAVRAKDRALVFKWLDQFVLPYTEIRNRRQGYAVSIVKAGMKVVGRPAGPVRSPLVDLDAAEVEALSALVSRLPYRHGADRA, from the coding sequence ATGACGTCCTACAGCCCTTCGGAACTAGGAAAAAAACTCGGATCCGGCCTGCTCTCGTTTCCGGTGACGCATTTTCGAGGCGACGATCGTTCCTTCGACGAAGCGCCGTACCGCGAGCACGTGGCGCGCCTGGGGACATATCCCATCGCCGGCATTTTCGCCGCGGGTGGCACGGGCGAGTTCTTCTCGCTGACCCCGTCCGAGGTCGGTGCCGTGGTCGAGGCGGCCGTGCAAAGCGCACCGCGTGGCATGCCCGTCGTGGCGCCCGTGGGGTATGGAACGCGCACCGCCGTGGAATTGGCCGTGGCCGCGGAGAAGGCCGGCGCCGATGGGCTTCTGCTCTTTCCGCCCTATTTGACCGAGGCCGATCCCGATGGACTTGCGGTCCACGTGGAGGCTGCCTGCCGTGCGACCTCGCTCGGTGTCATCCTGTACAGCCGCGGCAACGCCGTCTATTCGGCGGAGACCGTTGCCCGCCTCGCGGGCACATGCCCGAACCTCGTGGGCTACAAGGACGGCGTCGGCAATCTCGATGCGATGACCCGCGTGGTGGCGAAGTTGGGTGACCGCCTCGTGTACATTGGCGGTCTGCCCACGGCGGAGACGTTCGCGTTGCCGTACCTGGAATTGGGGGTCACCACGTATTCGTCGGCGATCTTCAACTTCTTACCCGAGTTTGCCCTCGAATTTTACGACGCCGTTCGAGCCAAGGATCGTGCCCTCGTTTTCAAGTGGCTCGACCAATTCGTGCTCCCTTACACGGAAATCCGCAACCGCCGGCAAGGCTATGCGGTGAGCATCGTGAAGGCCGGGATGAAGGTCGTCGGTCGCCCCGCCGGGCCCGTGCGCTCGCCGCTGGTCGATCTCGATGCGGCGGAGGTGGAGGCGCTGTCGGCGCTCGTGTCCCGTCTGCCGTACCGACACGGAGCCGATCGTGCCTAG
- a CDS encoding CDP-alcohol phosphatidyltransferase family protein, whose translation MATYSLRDLVRTPNLISLARLPLAVAFPWVVRQRRWPIPWLTLAAATDVLDGWYARTFHEETATGAALDAVMDKAFVLTVVATLVRERMLTLFDAVLLETRDLGEIPLLLRAASGHDGPSAPRSSNVAGKAVTVLQFATLVATLSRMSRRRGWVLATSACGIFAAATYWIREARAAR comes from the coding sequence ATGGCGACCTATTCGTTGCGTGACCTGGTCAGGACACCGAATCTGATCAGCCTTGCGAGGCTTCCGCTTGCGGTCGCATTTCCGTGGGTCGTGCGCCAGCGTCGCTGGCCCATCCCTTGGCTCACCTTGGCGGCGGCCACGGACGTGCTCGACGGCTGGTACGCGCGCACGTTCCACGAGGAAACCGCCACCGGCGCCGCGTTGGATGCCGTCATGGACAAGGCCTTCGTGCTCACGGTGGTCGCGACCTTGGTGCGCGAACGCATGCTGACCCTTTTCGATGCCGTCCTCCTGGAAACGCGCGATCTGGGGGAAATCCCTCTGCTCCTTCGGGCGGCGTCGGGTCACGATGGACCATCCGCGCCGCGCTCGTCGAACGTTGCAGGCAAGGCCGTGACCGTCTTGCAGTTCGCCACGCTCGTGGCAACGCTGTCGCGCATGTCGCGCCGGCGCGGGTGGGTGCTGGCCACGAGTGCCTGTGGCATCTTCGCGGCCGCCACATATTGGATCCGCGAAGCCCGCGCGGCTCGGTAA
- a CDS encoding zinc-binding alcohol dehydrogenase family protein yields MKAAVYYKNGGPEVLQYEDRPDPVCPPDGVLIDIEVISVEGGDTIHRSMVPLPRVPHIVGYQAAGTVREVGANVKDRRVGQRVVAVLENGSHAERVVARPEFTWVVPDGADLTPLACVPVAFGTAHEALFDLGQLTKGQKVLVHAGGSGVGLAAIQLAKAAGAEVLTTASTDDKLARLRELGADHVINYKTTSFTDAVTKAVGTVDLVLDPIGGKTLQDSVEVLAYKGRIISFGRAGRDPSGFDPFPLWQRNGTLHGLYLFASLLKEHGRIHGAIAECIARVARGELRVVIDQKFALAEAAKAHAHIEQRAAFGRVVMLP; encoded by the coding sequence ATGAAAGCTGCGGTGTATTACAAGAACGGCGGTCCGGAAGTTCTACAATACGAAGATCGTCCCGATCCCGTTTGTCCGCCGGACGGCGTACTCATCGACATCGAGGTGATCAGCGTCGAAGGCGGCGACACCATCCACCGCAGCATGGTGCCGCTTCCGCGTGTGCCGCACATCGTCGGCTACCAAGCCGCCGGTACGGTGCGCGAGGTGGGGGCCAACGTGAAGGACCGCCGCGTCGGTCAGCGCGTGGTGGCGGTCCTCGAGAATGGTTCGCACGCGGAGCGGGTCGTGGCCCGGCCGGAGTTCACCTGGGTCGTTCCCGATGGTGCCGATTTGACGCCTCTGGCGTGCGTGCCGGTCGCTTTCGGGACGGCGCACGAGGCGCTGTTCGATTTGGGCCAGCTCACGAAAGGACAGAAGGTGCTCGTGCACGCTGGCGGCAGCGGCGTGGGCCTCGCCGCGATTCAACTGGCCAAGGCCGCAGGGGCCGAGGTGCTCACCACTGCATCGACGGACGACAAGCTCGCGCGGCTGCGCGAGCTCGGTGCGGACCATGTCATCAACTACAAAACGACGTCCTTCACGGACGCGGTGACGAAGGCCGTGGGCACGGTCGATCTGGTGCTCGATCCCATCGGTGGAAAGACGCTGCAGGACAGCGTGGAGGTCCTCGCGTACAAGGGCCGCATCATCAGCTTCGGGCGTGCCGGTCGCGATCCGAGCGGCTTCGATCCATTCCCGCTTTGGCAGCGCAACGGCACCCTGCACGGGCTCTATCTTTTCGCGTCGCTGCTGAAAGAGCACGGGCGCATCCACGGCGCCATCGCCGAGTGCATCGCGCGTGTGGCGCGCGGGGAGTTGCGCGTCGTCATCGACCAGAAATTCGCCCTGGCCGAGGCCGCGAAGGCGCACGCCCACATCGAGCAGCGCGCGGCGTTCGGGCGCGTGGTGATGCTTCCCTAG
- a CDS encoding LysR substrate-binding domain-containing protein: protein MFSLNQIESFVAVAEELHYGRAAARLSMTQPPLSRRIQLLERELGVELFDRSQRAVKLTPAGRVFLADARKLLQLSHEAALSARRTPRGHAGVVTLGFTAATAYSFLEPVLAASAQRLPQVELVLREMVSTAQMQALLAGSLDLAMVRPPATGADIATAPLFREPLLAALPARHRLARRKRGPHVGDFDREPFIMYSPSEARYFYELLVSIFHAANVWPVYRQYISQVHTILALVRAGLGVALVPAAASALRFDGVILRPIAGTVPRPVELVAAWRRSNDNPALAALLPLIRAASEERT, encoded by the coding sequence ATGTTTTCGCTGAACCAGATCGAGAGCTTCGTGGCCGTGGCCGAGGAGCTGCACTACGGGCGTGCGGCGGCCCGGCTGTCGATGACGCAGCCGCCGTTGAGCCGGCGCATCCAGCTCCTCGAGCGCGAGCTCGGCGTGGAGCTCTTCGATCGCTCGCAGCGCGCGGTGAAGCTCACGCCCGCCGGGCGCGTGTTCCTGGCGGATGCGCGCAAGCTTTTGCAGCTCTCGCACGAGGCCGCCCTCTCGGCGCGGCGGACGCCGCGGGGTCATGCGGGCGTGGTCACCCTCGGATTCACCGCGGCCACGGCGTACTCGTTTCTCGAGCCGGTGCTCGCGGCGAGCGCGCAGCGTCTCCCGCAGGTCGAGCTCGTGCTGCGCGAAATGGTGAGCACGGCGCAGATGCAGGCCCTGCTCGCGGGCTCGCTCGATTTGGCCATGGTGCGGCCACCGGCCACCGGGGCGGACATCGCCACGGCACCCTTGTTTCGCGAGCCGCTCCTCGCCGCATTGCCGGCGCGGCATCGCCTGGCGCGGCGCAAACGGGGCCCGCACGTGGGCGACTTCGACCGCGAGCCCTTCATCATGTATTCGCCATCCGAGGCGCGGTATTTCTACGAGCTCCTGGTCAGCATTTTCCACGCGGCGAATGTGTGGCCCGTGTACCGGCAGTACATCAGCCAGGTGCACACCATCCTCGCGCTCGTGCGCGCGGGGCTCGGCGTCGCACTCGTGCCGGCGGCCGCCTCCGCGTTGCGCTTCGACGGCGTGATCCTGCGCCCCATCGCGGGCACCGTACCGCGTCCCGTGGAACTCGTCGCCGCGTGGCGGCGCAGCAACGACAACCCCGCGCTCGCTGCGCTGTTGCCGCTGATCCGCGCCGCCTCCGAGGAGCGAACGTAA
- the gudD gene encoding glucarate dehydratase (catalyzes the formation of 5-keto-4-deoxy-D-glucarate from glucarate) — MRVIPVAGHDSMLLNLSGAHAPFFTRNVVVLEDSAGNSGLGEVPGGEGIRRTLEDARSLVVGQPIAAYHRVLDAVRARFGDRDAEGRGAQTFDQRITIHAVTAIESSMLDLVGKHLGVPVCALLGDGQQRPRVAVLGYLFYIGDRRRTDLPYRDGAQATDDWTRLRDEEALGPEAIVRLAEAAERRYGFRDFKLKGGVLRPDEEAEAVRALSSRFPGARITLDPNGAWSLREAIRIGRELAGVLAYAEDPCGAENGFSGRETMAEFARATGLRTASNMIATDWRQLGHAIRAGAVQIPLADPHFWTMSGSVRVAQLCASFESWNLTWGSHSNNHFDISLAMFTHVAAAAPGDVTAIDTHWIWQDGQRLTRAPLRIDDGHIAVPEAPGLGIELDAEQLQLAHELYQRHALGGRDDGAAMRYLVSGWSFDPKRPALVR; from the coding sequence ATGCGCGTGATCCCCGTCGCGGGGCACGACAGCATGTTGCTCAATTTGAGCGGCGCGCATGCGCCGTTTTTCACGCGCAACGTCGTCGTGTTGGAAGACTCCGCCGGAAATTCCGGGCTGGGCGAGGTGCCGGGTGGGGAGGGGATCCGGCGCACCCTCGAGGACGCGCGTTCGCTGGTCGTCGGGCAGCCGATTGCCGCGTACCATCGTGTGCTCGACGCGGTGCGCGCGCGCTTTGGGGACCGCGATGCCGAGGGGCGCGGTGCGCAGACCTTCGACCAGCGAATCACCATCCACGCCGTCACGGCGATCGAGTCGTCGATGCTCGATCTTGTGGGCAAGCACCTCGGCGTTCCGGTCTGCGCTCTTCTCGGCGACGGCCAGCAGCGGCCCCGTGTGGCGGTGCTCGGTTACTTGTTCTACATCGGAGATCGGCGGCGGACGGACTTGCCCTACCGCGATGGCGCGCAGGCCACGGACGATTGGACGCGCCTGCGCGACGAGGAGGCCCTCGGCCCGGAGGCCATCGTGCGGCTCGCCGAGGCTGCGGAGCGCCGGTATGGCTTTCGCGACTTCAAGCTCAAAGGCGGCGTGCTTCGTCCGGACGAGGAGGCCGAGGCGGTGCGCGCGCTTTCCTCGCGCTTTCCAGGGGCGCGCATCACCCTCGATCCCAATGGTGCGTGGTCCCTTCGCGAGGCCATTCGCATCGGGCGCGAGCTCGCCGGGGTGCTCGCCTACGCGGAGGATCCGTGCGGTGCCGAGAACGGCTTCTCCGGCCGCGAGACCATGGCCGAGTTCGCGCGAGCCACGGGGCTGCGGACGGCGAGCAACATGATCGCCACCGATTGGCGCCAACTCGGGCACGCGATCCGAGCGGGGGCGGTGCAGATCCCCTTGGCCGATCCGCATTTCTGGACGATGTCCGGCTCCGTGCGCGTCGCTCAGCTTTGTGCGAGCTTCGAAAGCTGGAATTTGACCTGGGGCTCGCACTCGAACAACCATTTCGACATTTCGCTGGCCATGTTCACCCACGTCGCCGCCGCGGCACCGGGCGACGTCACGGCCATCGATACGCATTGGATCTGGCAAGACGGCCAGCGCCTGACCCGCGCCCCGCTGCGCATCGACGACGGTCACATCGCCGTGCCGGAGGCGCCCGGCCTGGGCATCGAGCTCGATGCCGAGCAGCTCCAGCTGGCCCACGAGCTTTACCAGCGCCACGCCCTCGGTGGGCGCGACGACGGCGCCGCGATGCGCTACCTCGTCTCCGGCTGGAGCTTCGATCCGAAGCGCCCCGCGTTGGTGCGTTAG
- a CDS encoding MFS transporter, which translates to MDSSLDTAVSKIFRRTVPLFIVMLICNQLNRSNIGYAQTHLEASVGIGAAAYGFGAGLFFVAYALFELPSNMMMERFGPKIWLTRIMVTWGLVSAAMIFVRGPILFYTLRFLLGAAEAGFFPAIIYYFARWLPGSHRSRATAMFVAGSSIAAAISGPLSGPLLSLHGASGLAGWQWLFGIEGMLSVVVGLIAYRLLDARIDEARWLRPEEKAALLERIAAEDRARPQKADDGSRWRRLLSPQVLLFCTIYFVIQLSIYANTFWLPTIVRRIHGTTDITVGLLSSLPWLCAIVAMYFAGWAADRWGRSKPLLAVSLMVACIGTYLAAVVSPAPALVMLCIAAMGFKSASPLFWTIPQSTLHPAVLAPAVAVINSLGNLGGFVAPFGFGLVKARTGEVTYGLYALAFTTLLGAIIVVFIRNDRPQPGPGDLRS; encoded by the coding sequence ATGGACAGCTCCCTCGATACGGCGGTGTCGAAGATCTTTCGCCGCACCGTGCCATTGTTCATCGTGATGCTGATTTGCAATCAGCTCAATCGCTCGAACATTGGCTATGCGCAGACGCACCTCGAGGCGTCCGTGGGCATTGGTGCGGCCGCGTACGGCTTCGGGGCCGGGCTCTTCTTCGTGGCGTACGCATTGTTCGAGCTGCCCAGCAACATGATGATGGAGCGCTTCGGCCCGAAGATTTGGCTGACGCGCATCATGGTGACGTGGGGCCTCGTTTCCGCCGCCATGATCTTCGTGCGCGGCCCCATCCTCTTCTACACGCTGCGCTTTCTCCTGGGAGCCGCCGAGGCCGGGTTCTTTCCCGCGATCATCTACTACTTCGCGCGCTGGCTTCCGGGCTCGCACCGCAGCCGCGCCACGGCGATGTTCGTCGCCGGTTCCTCGATTGCGGCGGCCATCTCCGGGCCGCTCTCCGGGCCCTTGCTGTCGTTGCACGGTGCCTCGGGCCTCGCCGGCTGGCAATGGCTCTTCGGCATCGAGGGAATGCTCTCCGTCGTGGTGGGCCTCATCGCCTACCGCCTGCTCGATGCACGCATCGACGAGGCCCGGTGGCTTCGCCCCGAGGAAAAAGCCGCATTGCTCGAGCGCATCGCCGCCGAGGACCGCGCCCGCCCACAAAAGGCCGACGACGGCTCGCGCTGGAGGCGGCTGCTCTCGCCGCAGGTGCTTCTCTTCTGCACGATTTATTTCGTCATTCAGTTATCCATTTACGCAAACACGTTTTGGCTCCCCACCATCGTTCGGCGCATTCACGGTACGACGGACATCACCGTGGGGCTCTTGTCGTCGCTCCCGTGGCTTTGCGCCATCGTGGCCATGTATTTCGCAGGGTGGGCGGCGGATCGCTGGGGGCGCAGCAAACCGCTTCTCGCGGTGTCCCTGATGGTGGCCTGTATTGGAACGTACCTCGCGGCGGTGGTTTCGCCCGCCCCGGCGCTGGTCATGTTGTGCATTGCCGCCATGGGCTTCAAAAGTGCGAGTCCCTTGTTCTGGACCATACCGCAATCCACCTTGCACCCTGCGGTGCTGGCGCCGGCGGTGGCGGTCATCAATTCGCTGGGCAACCTCGGTGGCTTCGTGGCCCCCTTTGGATTCGGCCTGGTGAAGGCACGAACCGGGGAGGTGACCTACGGGCTCTATGCGCTCGCGTTCACCACGTTGCTCGGCGCCATCATTGTCGTTTTCATTCGAAATGACCGGCCCCAACCAGGGCCAGGAGACCTTCGTTCATGA